The window CCTTCAGGGCGGGAAGGTTTGAGGGGTCTTCATAAGAACCCTCTCAAATTCGGGTTCTTCGAACCCCTCTGGCCGGGCCTTCGGCCAATTACCCCTACCTCCCGCAAGAGCAGGAAGGCTAGGGGTTATGGTTTTCGCAACCTTCCTCAAAATGTTGAAAGCACCAACAAGGTCTGCATTCATAACAACGCCCTCTCTGTGGCACTCAAACAAACCTCTAACAAAACGAGCATTAGGATGGCGTTGGCCACAGAGAGGGCAGGATTGAGAAGTGAAAGCCTCATTCACAACCAAACCCCGGTTTCAGGGTTTAAATATTCTGTACTTTACTGCTTGAGGACTGTTGAGTTGTTTATTGCATCCCTGCCGCGAACGACGAGGCTTCCAAAAGAAAAACGTAAGGCTTGGAAAAAGAAAAATGTCAGCCCCAACCGCGGAGGTCCATCCTCAAAAGCCTGAACCGGGACACGGAAAGCGGAATCATCGAGAGGGCGGTCAACGTTAGGGAGGCCATAACGGAACCAATGGCAGGGGCAAAGAGGAGTGCGAGGAGGGGAACAGCCACCAAAGCCCCCCTTCTCGTGAACAGGCCGATGAGAAAGACCAGCGAGGCTAAAAAGAGGGCCACTCCAAAGGAGGCCCCCACGAAAGGAACCGAGATGGCAAAAACTGCCGAGACCACAAGGAACCGCAGGAGAAGGTAGTCCCTTCCCACCGGCTTGCTCAGCATCAGGAGCGGGCTCTCGGAGAGCACCTCAAGCGATGCCAGGGGCATGAGGAAGAGCAGGCCGAAGGCCTTGAGAGTTCCCTCAACTGGAAGGAGCATCAGGGGGAGGAGGGCCAAAAACGTCCTTGAGGCCCAGAGATTGGCCAGCTCCTTCCTGAACCACCAGGGGAGGGCGGAAAGGTAGAGGGACGGAGGGGACGGCCTCAAAAGTCCCCCAGGCTCAACACGTAGGAAGATGGCCAGCGCCATCAACGTGAGGACAAGGGAGAAGGCGGCGGTGATGAAGAGCCTGAAAAGGGCGTCCCCGCCGTTATCCGCTTCCAGATCGCGCGCGAAGAGCTCAAGCTGGGCGCCGGGGGAGAAGAAGACGTAGGTCGTGTAGCGCCGCTCAAGGTTCTCGACGAGCGTGTGGTACTCGGCTTTTTTGGCCTCGTAGTCCCCAAGGCTGTGGATGCCGAGTGCTTCCTGAGCGTTCTCCTGGGCCTCCATCTGAACGATTCCCGGGGGGACGAAAGTGAGCAGGAGGAAAAGGATTACCCCGACCGCGAGGGTTTTCCTCGGGTTCCTCAGAACCAGAGCGAGCAGGTATCCGAGCGGGAGGAATGGAAGGGCAAAAAGCGAGTAGAGGGCTGATGACCGGCTGATGATGACGAAGGGGATTACGATGACGATGCCTGTGAGAACGTCCAAAAGCAGGAGCCGGAGAAAGAGACGGGAGCGCTTAAAGGGTTTTGGCAGGAGGAGCCCGAGCACGCTTTCCATGCCCCCGGGAAACACGGCTGAGAACAGGAAACCGACCAGGAAGTATGGAATCACCGGGGACAGCTCCCCAAAGGCCAGCGCCGTTCCAAGCCCCAGGACGGGCAGGAGCGCAAGCTTTCCACGGAAACGAAGTATCTCAAGGCGCAGGAATGGCAACCCCATCACCTCAGGTCTATCCTCTCGAAGACCATCACCGCCAGGAGCAGGTAGAGCGAGATGGAGAGCAGGGAGAGGAGAACATCGATTCCGGCTACGCTTCCAGCAGAAAGCGCCTTCCCCAGAGGAAGAGGGGGAAGGAGGAGCTTTTCGACCAGCCCCGGATTGTCAAGGCGCACGGCGAGCGCCAAAAGCGCGAAAACAGCGCCCAAACTGAGGGGAACCCTGAGCTCATCGCGCAGAAACATCCCCGGAATCAGGCAAAGCGCCGAAACTGACAGCAGGAAGAGGACAGTCAGCAGGGAGGACTGGATGAGCGTTCCCGCATGGGGATAGTAGTGCCAGCCCACTGGGAGCGGGAGAAGCGTGAAGAGAACGGAGAGGAAAGCAACCCCCCCAAAGTGCTGGAGTAGGAGGGAAACCCTGTGCGAGGGCTTTGCCAGAACCACCGGGTTCCTTGGAACGTCCATGGCATGGAAAGCGACCAGGATTCCGCCGAAGATGGCCATGAAGAATGTGTAGTTGCCGATGACCATCTCGGGGGTGAGCACCTTATCCGGGTCGCTGAAGAAAGTCACCGTGTAGAGCACCGACACCAGCAGCACGCCGTAGAGCGTCTTCGCGTGGGTGTATTCTTTGAGTTTGAGCTCGAACAGCCACATCTCAGGACCTCCATTCCTTCCTTTTGACTGCGTGGAGGTATGCGAGAGTGTAGATAGCCAGCGTCAGCGCGGAAGGGCCAACCCCGTAGTATGAAGACGCCAGCGGATTCCAGAGCGCGGGAAACCACCGCCCGGAACCCATCAGGTGAACGGACGTTAGGACAAAGAAGAGGGGAGGGACGAGGGAAGCTTTTATCCCCATCCCCAGTACCGCGAACAGCAGGGCCGCGGGGACCGCGGAGAGAACGAGGAGGACGGCGTTCCCGAAGTTCCTGGAGGGGAGGGCGAAGAGGAGGGGAATGGAAAGGGCAATTGAAAACGCGATTAGAACTGAGATGGCATAGTCCAGTCTTGAAACGGGGTTTTTCAGCTCGATTACCGCGTTTCGGAACGTCACAGCGGCGAGGGGAAACGCCGCGATTAGAATAAACAGCGCAAGGGTCATCGCCGGCGTCGTTGAGGGAGACAACCTGGAGTAGGCGAGCGAGATGGCGGAAAGGACGATGAGGACTTTTCCAAGCCTGCGCAGGTGAACCCTCACCAGCCAGCCGTTCGTTCCCATTGGGAGTTAGAAGGAAAGGAAAATTTAAAAACCTAACCCTCAGCCGAGCCTTCTCCTGACCGCCTCTACCGCCTCCTCTGCCTTCAGCGGGTTCTTGATTCTGCCCTGGGCGAGCTCCTTCCTTCCGCCGCCGCCACCGCCGGCGACCGAGGTTATTATTCTCGCCAGCTCTCCAGCTTTGAAGTCGAGGCCGTCGCCAACGGCAACGACGAAGTGGCCCTCCCTGCTGACGAGGACTATAACCCTCCTCTCCTTCCTGAGCCGGTTGGCAGCTTCGCGGAGGTCGTCCATCGCGCCCTCGACCACGGCACCGATGAACTCGACGTCGCCAACCTTCTCGACCTTGCTCTCAAGCTCGTAGACGAGGAGCTTGGCGAGTTCTTTCCTCAGCTTCTCGACCTCTTTCTTAGCCTCCTTCCACTCGTTGAAGAACCTCCCAGCCGTCTCCGGCACCTTCTCGACCGGAACGCGGAAGGTCTCGGCGGTTCTCTTGAGGAGCCTCTCGGTCTCCTGCATCCAGTCAACCGCGGCCTCTCCGGCGGCGAAGATTATACGCTCAACGCCGTCCTGTATGCGCTCGGTTCTCAGAATCTTGATCGGGCCGACCAAACCGGTGTTCGGCAGGTGCGTTCCACCGCAGGCCTGGACGTCCCAGTCCTCTATCTTGAGGACTCTAATCGTCCTTCCTGGAACGACGCCACCCTGGTACAGCCTGAACCCGTACTTCATCTCGGCCTCGGTTCTCGGAAGCCACTCCCAGGTCACCTTCCTGTTCTCCATGACTGCCCTGTTGGCGAGCCTCTCAATCTCCCTGAGTTCCTCCTCACTTATGCGCTTGTAGTGGCTTATGTCGAGCCTGGCCCAGTCGGTGTGGAGCTGTGAACCGGCCTGCCAGACGTGCTTTCCGAGAACCCTAACGAGCGCTCCCATGAGGACGTGGGTTCCGGTGTGGTGGCGCATGTGCTGGATTCTCCTGTTCCAGTCGATCCTTCCGTGAACCTTCGCGCCGGGCCTGAATAGCTCAGGCCTCTCGACCCTGTGGAGGATGACCTTCCCTATCTTCTGAACGTTCCTGACCTCGACCCTCTCCCCATCAACTTCGAGTTCACCGAGGTCGCACGGCTGGCCTCCGCCCTCCGGGTAGAAGGCGGTCTGGTTGAGCACCACCCAGCCGTCTATGACCTTGAGAACCTCGGCATCGAACTCCCTCATGAACGGGTCTTCGTAGTAGAGCGTCCTCGTGTCCGGGAGTTCCTTGACGAGCTCAAAGTCAACGACGTATTTGGCGGCCTCTTCCTTCGCGGTCTTCTCGGCGTCCTTGGCGACGAGGGTGTAGAAGTTGTCGGGAATGTGAACTTTAATCCCCTCGCCCCTGGCGACTTCCGCGACTATTTCAGGGGTTAAGCCGTGGCTCTCGTAGAACAGGATGAGCTTCTCCAGGGGTATCTCGTCCCCCCCGGACTTTTTAAGCTTGGAAATCTCGCGCCTCACGAGGTCGCTTCCGCGCTTAAGGGTCTCCCGGTAGCGCTTCTCCTCGACGTTGACTATATCGATGATTACATCCTCCATCTCCCCGAACTCCGGGAAAGTCCTGTAAAGCTCCTTGATGTGCATCGCAACTACCTCGCTCAGCGGCATCTCCAGCCCGAGCTCGCGGAGGTGCCTTATGCTCTTCCTTATCAGGAGCCTCGCAAGGTAGCCTGCCTTGACGTTGGACGGAATGACGCCGTCGGCCAGCATGAACGTCAGTGCCTTCGTGTGGTCGGCTATCGCGTAGACCAGCTCGTAGGGTCTCACGGCCTTCTCAAGCTCCTCAACGCTGATTCCAACGCGTCTCGCGACCTCCTGGCGGAGAACCTTGAGGTCGCCCATGTCCTCGATGTCGAACATTCCAGCGAGGCGGGAGTTCTCCATGAGAATTCTCTCGTCTATCTTCTCTATCCCGGCCGCCCTCTTCAGCGGCTCGACGACGTAGCCGAGAACTGCGTCGTAGGCCGTTGGCGTTCCCTGGCTCATCCAGACGAGTCTCTCAAGGCCGTAGCCGGTGTCAACTACCCTCGTCTCCATCGGCACGTAGCGGTCGCCCTTTATCTCGACGACCTGGCTCGGATCGGCGTTCTCCGGGGCCTTCTTGTACTGCATGAAGACGAGGGTTGCAACCTCAAGACCGCGGTAGAGCACCTCGAAGGCCGGGCCCGCGTTTCCTCCGCCTGCCCACGGGTTCTCCTTGAAGGTTATGTCCTCGGCCTTCATTCCGAGGTCTTTCGTGAAAAACTCGAATGCCAGCTCGACCGTCTCGTCCATCCAGTATACCGGCTTGCCGGGGTAGTTGAAGGCGTGGTGGGCCATCATCTCGAAGATGGTGAAGTGTCTGCCGGTTATTCCAACGTTGTCTATGTCGGTGAACCTTATCGAGGGCTGGCTTATCGTGAGCGGATTCGCGGGAGGATCGGCCTCACCGCTGATGACCCAGGGCTGGAAGTCCATTATGCTTGCACCAACGAGGAGAACGTCGTCCCTCCAGCGCGGCAGAACTGGATAGCGCTTCACCCTTCCGTGGCCGTGTCTCTCGAAGAAGCTCAGGAACTTCTCGCGCATCTCCTCAAGGGTGTACTTCTTCGGTATCCCGGGCTTTCCTATGAAGGCGTACTCGTCACAGGGCGGGTCGCCGCAGGTCTCCCTGTCCGGGTCGAGCGTCCAGAAGAACTTCCCGCACTTGGGACACTGCTTTCTGATCCATCCTTCCTCCTTAAACATTCTGGTCGTCATGTCCATGCTCATAATCCTCACCTCTTTAAACTGAAGTAGAAACGGAAGCGGGACTAATTAAAGTTTCCCTTATTCCTTCGAATCCCGTTCAAGGTCGAGCTCAACGTCCTCGAACCTATCCTCATCAATGATTACGAAGGGAATCCTGAGCTTTCGAAGGAACTCAACGAGTCTTTTCTCGCGTTTTTCCATCAACTCAACTTTGTGCCTAAGGCTTGCGTTCTCTATCGCCAGACGGTTGGCCTCGTCCACCTTGAGGTTCAGCTGCATGCGGAGTTCCGTTATTTCGTCCTCCAGCTCCCGTATGGAGCGTTCAAGGCGCTCGATTTCCTCCAGGTACTCGCGGCAGAGGCGCTTTCGTATCATCTCGGTCAGCCCCGCGAAACGTCATCACCAATCAGGGGGCTCCAGACTCATCATCCCCAACCATTAACGCGTTCAAGCTCATAAGCCTTTGCCCGCGAAGGTTTTTCAAAAATGAAACACTTTTCTTTTATTAATCTCAAAGTCAAACTTTAAAAAGGATAAAGCACATAAATGTACTGGCTAGTAATGCCATGTGCAGTATACGCGGTAAAAGACCACCAGTACACATGTGTAGGTTTAGAGGTGTTAAAGATGAGCGCCATCGTGGACTTTATAAACTGGCTCGATGGGGAAGTCTGGGGCATACCCATGATAGTGTTGCTGCTGGGCACCGGTATTCTCCTGACAGCGTTTCTGAAAGTGATACAGTTCAGGCGCTTGGGCTGGTCCATCAAGTTCACCCTCTTCGAGGGCAGGAAAAAGACCGGTGAGGGTGACATCACCCCGTTCCAGGCGTTAATGGCAACTATATCAGGAACCGTCGGTATCGGAAACATAGCCGGTGTTGCAACGGCAATCCATTTCGGTGGCCCCGGAGCCCTGTTCTGGATGTGGATAACGGCACTCGTGGGAATGGCCACGAGGTACTCGGAGGGACTCCTTGGAGTTGCCTTCAGGGACACCCTTCCCGACGGAACGATGATAGGAGGAACCTTCAACTTCCTCGAAAAGGGCTTTGCCATGGAAAACATACCAAAGACGGGTAAATACATAGCGGCGATTTTCACACTGCTCTTTGCCCTCTTCGTCGGCTACGACGCCACCAAGCTGGCCGGCGCCACCCAGGTGGGGGCAATAATAGTCGCGATACTCTTCGGCATCCTCGGCCTCTTCCTGCTCAAAGATGACGCATATCCAACGCTCGGAAAGGTGCTGGCGATACTCTTTGCGCTCTTCGCCTCCATAGCGGCCTTCGGAATAGGCAACATGACGCAGTCGAACTCCGTTGCCGACGCCCTGAAAACGGCCTTCGACATCCCGATGTGGGTTACGGGTCTGGTTCTGGCGGTGCTGACGTTCGTAGTCGTCATAGGCGGTATCAAGAGGATCGGTGAAGTCGCGGAGATGCTCGTGCCGTTCATGGCAATAATATACTTCCTCTTCGCCATAGGCGTCTGGATAAAGTTCGCAGGGAAGCTCCCAAGTGCCATCGCACTCATCATCAACGACGCCTTCACAGGAAAGGCCGTGGCAGGCGGTGCGATCGGCCAGGTCATCCTCTGGGGTGTCAAGAGGGGTCTGTTCTCCAACGAGGCAGGTCTCGGTACCGCAACGCTCGCCCACGCCGCGGCCAAGACCGACCACCCCTCCAGGCAGGCCCACGTCGCGATGCTCGGTCCGTTCATAGACACCCTCATCATCTGTACCCTCACCGGCGTCTCGATAGTCGTCACGGAGGCCTACCTCAACCCCGACCTCAACGGTGCACCGCTCACCCAGGCGGCTTTCGCGGCTGCCTTCGGACACGCGGGCGAGATAATGGTCGCCATAGGCATCGTGCTCTTCGCCTACTCGACGATACTCGCCTGGTCCTTCTACGGCAGGCAGAACGTCATGTACCTCGCCAAGTGGCTCGAACAGGACCCCGAGAAGTTCGCCAAGCTCTATCCGAAGCTGCACCTAATCTACAACCTGCTCTTCGTCGTCTTCATCTACGTGGGTTCGGTGACCAAGCTGGAAACGGTCTGGAACTTCTCGGACATGATGAACGGACTCATGGCGATACCGAACCTGATAGGCCTGCTCGTCCTCTCATGGTACGTCAAGAAGAAGACGGACGAGTTCGTCTCGGCCAACCCGTGACCTCTCGTTTTTTCAACTTTTTACCCCTTCGAGGCGATGAAAATGACTTCTGAGTACCCGAAAATCCTGGTCAAACCCCCGGGACCAAAGGCGAGGGAGCTCATTGAGAGGGAAGAAAAAGTTATCTCGCCGGGCCTTGGGGTCAAGCTCTTCCCCGTGGTTCCGGAAAGGGGCTACGGTGCGCTGATAGAGGACGTTGACGGAAACGTCTTCATAGACTTTTTAGCGGGAGCCGCGGCCGCCTCGACCGGCTACGCGCATCCGAAGCTCGTGAGGGAGGTTCAGGAGCAGGTGGAGAAGATACAGCACTCGATGATTGGATACACCTACAGCAAGCGCGCGATAGAGGTCGCCGAGATACTCGCGGAGAAGGCTCCCGTGGAGGAACCGCTGATGCTCTTCGGCATGAGCGGGAGCGACGCGATGGATTTGACCATGCAGGTGGCGAGATTCGCCACGAGAAGGCCGTGGATGATAGCGTTCATCGGCGCCTACCACGGTCAGACCTACGGCGCCACTTCAATAGCGGCCTTCCAGAGCTCCCAGAAGCGCGGTCTGTCCCCCCTGATTCCCAACGTTGTCTGGGTGCCCTATCCAAACCCGTACAGAAACGTCTGGGGAATAAACGGCTACGACGAGCCGGACGAGCTGATAAACCGCTTCCTCGACTACCTTGAGGGCTACATCTTCGCCCACGTGCTCCCTCCCGACGAGACGGCCGTTCTCATAGCTGAACCCATCCAGGGCGACGGGGGAATAGTCGTTCCGCCGGAGAACTTCTTCATCGAACTCAAGCGGCTCCTCGACGAGCACGGAATACTCCTGGCGATGGACGAGGTGCAGACGGGGATTGGAAGAACCGGGAAGTGGTTCGCCAGCGAATGGTTCGGCGTTGAGCCTGATCTCCTGGCCTTCGGCAAGGGCGTCGCCAGCGGTATGGGGCTGAGTGGGGTTATCGGGAGGGGAGAGCTGATGAAAGGCCTGACGAGCGGCTCCGCGCTCCTAACCCCCGCCGCAAACCCCGTGATTTCAGCAGCAGCATACGCTACGCTGAGGATAATCGAGGAGGAGAACCTCCTCCAAAACGCCCTGCGCGTCGGGGGGTTCATTCAGAAACGCCTGCGGGAGATGCAGGAAGATTACGAGGTAATCGGAGACGTCCGCGGAAAGGGTCTGATGATAGGGGCGGAGATAGTCAAACCCGACGGAAAGCCTGACCCGGAGCTGACCGGGAAGGTGTGCTGGCGCGCCTTCGAGCTCGGCCTCATTCTGCCCAGCTACGGCATGTTTGGAAACGTGATAAGGATAACGCCGCCGCTCGTGATAACCGAAGAGCTCGCCGAGAGGGGCCTTGAAATAATGGAGCGGGCTCTCAAAGATGCTCTGGCCGGGAAGGTCACCCACAGAACCGTTACGTGGCACTGATTCCCCTCCAACTTCCAATATTTTTGAACCGGTCGATGAAGAAGTTTTTAAGAGAAAGCCGCTGAGCTTCATCCCATGCGGTGGAAGGTACTGGTTGCCCTGCTGGCCGCAATCATGGTTGCGGCTTCGGGATGCATCGGGAGTTCGAACGCCCCTCCATCCACGGTCACAGTGACTATGACCACAACCGCCACGGAAACCGTGACCGAAACTCCCTCGCCGACCGTTGACCTGGCGGGGAATCTATCGAGGTGCATGGAGCACCTGACGTATCTCAACCGGACGCTCAGGGAGGCGGAGGAGGGGTTAAGCAACGTCACCAAAAGGTACGAGAGGTGCCTCGTTGACCTCGCCGTTCTGGGGAATTCCACCACTTCACTCAAAAACTGCCGGGCGGAGCTGGAGAGAACGAAGGGTGAGCTGAAGGAAAGGGAGGATGAGATGAGGGAGCTCCGGGCGAACCTGAGCCGCTGCAACGCGCAGCTGGAAACGACGCTGACCGGAGACCTAACTGTGAAACTCCTGACCGACGAGGAGTACTACAAGAACGTCATCGATGCCATAAACGGCGCGGAGAAGAGCATCTACGTCATGATGTTCTCAATGCTCTACGACCCGGACGACGGCTTCGACTGGGCAAACGACCTCATACGGGCACTCGTTGCCGCAAAGAACAGGGGTGTTGAGGTTCACGTACTGCTGGAAGACGGCGTAGAGAGCAACAGAGAAGCGTACGGCTACCTGCGCTCTCACGGCGTCGACGTTTCCTTTGACTCCCCCGGAACGACCCTCCACGCTAAGGTCGTCGTAATCGACGGAAGGCTAGTCTTCATCGGGAGCCACAACTGGAGCGAGAGTGCCCTCTACTGGAACCACGAGGTCAGCCTTATGGTGGCCTCGGGGGAGCTGGCGGAGAGACTCATCGAATACTTCGAGGGCATCCGCTAAGGATTTAAAGTCCCGTTCGAAAATCCGGTGGGTGCAAAAATGCTCGAATCCCTGAGAAAAGCCTACCGGAAGTGGCGCTCCCGATGCCCGTTCGTCCGCCGCGTTGAGGAGTGGAGGATGAAAAAGAAGGCGAGGAAGTTCAGGGTAGAGGTGAAGAGGTACTGACCTCCTCCCCGCCCTAAAGGGCGAGACTTGTGAAAAGAAAAATGTCAGGCTCTCAACAGCTCGGAGAGAACCTCAACGACCTTTTTCTTCTCCACCGCCCTCTGCTCGCCGCTCTCCATGTCCCTTATCGTTACCCTGCCCTCCGCGAGGTCTCTCTTCCCAACGAGGACGACGTACGGAACGCCGAGTTTTCCCGCGTAGTCGAGGGCCTTCCTCAGCTTCCTTCCGGTCAGCTCGTAATCTGCCGTGATTCCGGCCTTCCTTAGGGAGGAGGTTATCTCTATGGCGGCCATTTTGAGTTCCCGCTCCTTTCCAATCGGAATCACGTAAACATCGGGCCTCAGCTTCGGCTCCGGAACCAGGCCCTTCCACTCAAGGATTGGAATCAGCCTCTCAATCCCTATGGCAAAGCCGGTCGCCGGGGTTGGCTTCCCGCCGAAGACCTCAATGAGGTTGTCGTACCTTCCACCGCCGCCTATTGAGCCTATGCCGAGGTCGTTGGGCGCCACCGCCTCGAAGACTACGCTCGTGTAGTAATCGAAGCCCCTCGCTATGCCGAGGTCTATGAGGAGTTTCTCCTTAACACCGTAGGCGTCGAGGAGGTCAACCAGCTCGTAGAGCCTTTTGATTTCCGCCTTCGCTTTTTCGCTCGTGAAGAGCTCCTCAGCCTTTGGAAGAACCTCGTCAGGTTTTCCCCTGATCTCGATAAGCGAGAGAACCTTCTCGATTCCCTTTTCATCGAGTCCAAAATCGCCCAGAGCGGCTATGAAGTCCTCGCGGCTCATCTTGTCCTTCTTGTCTATGAGCCTCATTAAACCTATATCGTCCTCGACGCCGAGCATCTTGGCGAACTCGTCGAGCAGAACGCGGTCGCCTATGTTGACCGTGAAGTCCTCAAGGCCGGTTGAAAGGTAGCTCTCCACGAACAGGGCTATAACCTCGGCATCGGCCTCCACCTTATCGCTTCCGAGGAGCTCCACCCCGGCCTGCCAGAATTCTCTATACCTGCCGCTCTGGGGCTCCTCATAGCGGAACATGTTCGCGATGTAGTACCACTTTATCGGCTTTGCCGCGTTCTGGAAGGAGTTGACGTAGAGCCTTGCAACGCTCGACGTCATGTCCGGACGGAGAGAGATGTTCCTGCCCCCCTTGTCGTCGAAGGCGTAGAGCTGCTCGACGACCTCCTCACCGCTCCTCAGCTGGAAGAGGGCCGTGTACTCGAAGGTGGGTGTGAGAACCTCATGAAAGTTATAGCGCTCGAAAACCCCGCGGATTCTCTCGAAAACCCATCTCCTCCTGGCCATCTCCTCCGGGAGCAGGTCTCGCGTTCCCTTAACCTTCTCAAGTCTGACCTTCATTCTCAACCCTCCTTTCCCTGGGAAAAGCGGAAGAGGTTAAAAGTTTAGCCCAGAGAAATTCGTCGCTCATCCTGTGGAGGTCATGAGGAGGTAGATGCCGATCACTCCCTGCACCATCATCTGCGCTCCAATCGCCATCGTGAACATACCTATTATCCTGATGAATACACCGAGGGTGGTCTTGCTCACGTTCTTGATGACGTACAGCGTGACGAACATCACGAGGGCCGTCAGCAGTATGGCGAGGAATATCGCGGCTGTGGCGTGGTAGAGGCCCTTCTCGGCGGTCAGGGTTATCGCGGTGGTTATGGCAGCTGGTCCCGCTATCAGCGGCGTCGCCACCGGGACCGCGGCCAGCGCGAGTATGTTCTTCTCCCTCTTTAGGGTCAGCATTCCACCGCTCTCAAGGGCTTCGAGACCTATCTTAAAGAGCACGAAGCCGCCGGCAACGCGGAGGGCGTTGATGTCTATGTGGAATACCTCCTGGAGGATTATCTGGCCCGAAACCGCAAACAGGAAGAGCAGGAGGAAGCCTATGAGGTTCGCCCTCACGATGAGCGTTCTGATGTCCTCTATGTGGAAGTCCTCGCGGAGCAGGCTGACCAGGAGTATCTTGTCGCTGGGGTCTATCATGATGAGCATGAACAGCGCCGAACTGAGTATCGAGAGTACCTCGCTCATATTCGCCCCTGCGGTGAGGGTTTTATAAAGGTATGCCCGGAAGTGTGCATCTCATCTGGAGTAGAGCCACTTGAGGAGCGGCGGCGTTACCACGGTCGTGGCGAAGACCATGAGAATGGCCACGGTGAGCGCGTCCGGCCCGATTATTCCGCTGGCCATCGCGACGGCGAGCATGGCGAGCTCCACACCCAGTCTTGGTATCATACCGACGCCTATCCTGAGGGAGGAGTCCCAGCCGAAGCCGGCCATCCTGGCGCCGGCGCCGCATCCTAGGATTTTGCTCGCTATCGCCGCCACCGTGTAGAGAACCGCGAAGAGGCCGGCGTGGAGGATGTAGTCCAGCTCGATTCTCATCCCAACCTCGACGAAGAACAGCGGTATGAAGAGGGAGTAGCCGATGACGTTCATGTGGTCCATTATCCCCTTCTTTTTGGTGCTCTGGCCAAGGGCGAGACCGGTCAGGTAGGCTCCGAGGATCGAGGCGAGGTTCAGGTGCTCGGCGAGGTAGGCGAAGGCAATCAGAAAGACGAGGGCGAAAGCCGTCTCCGCCTCCGGGAGGTCTATGCGGGAGATTGCCCTGAAGGCCCCCTCGGCGAGGCCGGGCCCGAAGTAGAGGAAGAAGAAGAGCAGAACCGAGACGGAGAGGAGAACCTCCGCGAGGCTCGCGTAGTTGACCTCCCCGCCCTTTATCATCGAGATCGCCACTGTCAGGATGAGGATTCCCAGGATGTCATCTACGACCGCCGCGGCGAGAATCGTCGTCCCCTCTCGGGTGTTGAGCCTCCTCAGCTCCATGAGCACCTTCACCGTTATGCTGACGCTCGTCGGCGTCATCATGGCGCCGTAGAGGACGGCCTCGTGAAAGGGGACAAAGAAGTAGGCGACGGAGAAACCGAGGATAAAGGCCATCAGAACCCCAACGCCGGCAACGACCACGCTCTGACGGCCGACCCGCTTGAACTCCTCCAGCTCGCTCTCCAGGCCCGCTATGAAGAGAAGGAGCAGAACACCGAGGTTGGCGAACTGCCCGATAACCGGGTTGGTATCGAAGAATATCCCCATGAGGAGCCCCCCGAATATCTGGCCGAGAACCACGGGCTGACCGATGCGTTCGAATACG of the Thermococcus sp. 21S7 genome contains:
- the hisS gene encoding histidine--tRNA ligase — translated: MKVRLEKVKGTRDLLPEEMARRRWVFERIRGVFERYNFHEVLTPTFEYTALFQLRSGEEVVEQLYAFDDKGGRNISLRPDMTSSVARLYVNSFQNAAKPIKWYYIANMFRYEEPQSGRYREFWQAGVELLGSDKVEADAEVIALFVESYLSTGLEDFTVNIGDRVLLDEFAKMLGVEDDIGLMRLIDKKDKMSREDFIAALGDFGLDEKGIEKVLSLIEIRGKPDEVLPKAEELFTSEKAKAEIKRLYELVDLLDAYGVKEKLLIDLGIARGFDYYTSVVFEAVAPNDLGIGSIGGGGRYDNLIEVFGGKPTPATGFAIGIERLIPILEWKGLVPEPKLRPDVYVIPIGKERELKMAAIEITSSLRKAGITADYELTGRKLRKALDYAGKLGVPYVVLVGKRDLAEGRVTIRDMESGEQRAVEKKKVVEVLSELLRA
- a CDS encoding MarC family protein, whose protein sequence is MSEVLSILSSALFMLIMIDPSDKILLVSLLREDFHIEDIRTLIVRANLIGFLLLFLFAVSGQIILQEVFHIDINALRVAGGFVLFKIGLEALESGGMLTLKREKNILALAAVPVATPLIAGPAAITTAITLTAEKGLYHATAAIFLAILLTALVMFVTLYVIKNVSKTTLGVFIRIIGMFTMAIGAQMMVQGVIGIYLLMTSTG
- a CDS encoding cation:proton antiporter, translated to MEILLLMALMLATAKLLGYVFERIGQPVVLGQIFGGLLMGIFFDTNPVIGQFANLGVLLLLFIAGLESELEEFKRVGRQSVVVAGVGVLMAFILGFSVAYFFVPFHEAVLYGAMMTPTSVSITVKVLMELRRLNTREGTTILAAAVVDDILGILILTVAISMIKGGEVNYASLAEVLLSVSVLLFFFLYFGPGLAEGAFRAISRIDLPEAETAFALVFLIAFAYLAEHLNLASILGAYLTGLALGQSTKKKGIMDHMNVIGYSLFIPLFFVEVGMRIELDYILHAGLFAVLYTVAAIASKILGCGAGARMAGFGWDSSLRIGVGMIPRLGVELAMLAVAMASGIIGPDALTVAILMVFATTVVTPPLLKWLYSR